One stretch of Callospermophilus lateralis isolate mCalLat2 chromosome 11, mCalLat2.hap1, whole genome shotgun sequence DNA includes these proteins:
- the Kcnj12 gene encoding ATP-sensitive inward rectifier potassium channel 12 isoform X1: MTRWTSLQASRPHKPAPCDLAAPRRRLSAPTLATSPWRVRESGAESSLQNSPGVPHPCRLPSSWPRQKGHLPVWPQASAPQTHGALPPGGSRGAGQGPPNPGMTAASRANPYSIVSSEEDGLHLVTMSGANGFGNGKVHTRRRCRNRFVKKNGQCNIEFANMDEKSQRYLADMFTTCVDIRWRYMLLIFSLAFLASWLLFGVIFWVIAVAHGDLEPAEGRGRTPCVLQVHGFMAAFLFSIETQTTIGYGLRCVTEECPVAVFMVVAQSIVGCIIDSFMIGAIMAKMARPKKRAQTLLFSHNAVVALRDGKLCLMWRVGNLRKSHIVEAHVRAQLIKPRVTEEGEYIPLDQIDIDVGFDKGLDRIFLVSPITILHEIDEASPLFGISRQDLETDDFEIVVILEGMVEATAMTTQARSSYLANEILWGHRFEPVLFEEKNQYKIDYSHFHKTYEVPSTPRCSAKELVENKFLLPSANSFCYENELAFLSRDEEDEADGDQDGRSRDGLSPQPRHDFDRLQPGGGGALEQRPYRRESEI; the protein is encoded by the exons ATGACTCGGTGGACATCCCTCCAGGCCTCCAGGCCACACAAACCTGCCCCCTGTGATCTGGCGGCCCCCCGCCGGCGTCTGAGTGCCCCGACCCTGGCCACCTCCCCCTGGAGGGTCCGGGAATCTGGGGCTGAATCATCTCTCCAGAACAGCCCCGGGGTTCCCCACCCCTGCCGACTCCCCTCCTCCTGGCCCAGGCAGAAGGGGCATCTACCAGTATGGCCTCAGGCCTCAGCTCCTCAGACCCATG GAGCCCTCCCACCTGGAGGCAGCCGGGGGGCGGGTCAGGGCCCCCCCAACCCCGGGATGACCGCGGCCAGCCGGGCCAACCCCTACAGCATCGTGTCGTCCGAGGAGGACGGTCTGCACCTGGTCACCATGTCGGGTGCCAACGGCTTCGGCAACGGCAAGGTCCACACGCGGCGCCGGTGCCGCAACCGCTTTGTCAAGAAGAACGGCCAGTGCAACATTGAGTTCGCCAACATGGACGAGAAGTCGCAGCGCTACCTGGCGGACATGTTCACCACCTGCGTGGACATCCGCTGGCGCTACATGTTGCTCATCTTCTCGCTGGCCTTCCTGGCTTCCTGGCTGCTCTTTGGCGTCATCTTCTGGGTCATCGCCGTGGCACACGGCGACCTGGAGCCGGCCGAGGGCCGTGGCCGCACCCCTTGCGTGCTGCAGGTGCACGGCTTCATGGCGGCCTTCCTCTTCTCCATCGAGACGCAGACCACCATTGGCTATGGGCTGCGCTGTGTGACTGAGGAGTGCCCAGTGGCCGTCTTTATGGTGGTGGCCCAGTCCATCGTGGGCTGCATCATTGACTCCTTCATGATTGGCGCCATCATGGCCAAGATGGCGCGTCCCAAGAAGCGGGCGCAGACGCTGCTGTTCAGCCACAATGCCGTGGTGGCCCTGCGCGACGGCAAGCTCTGCCTCATGTGGCGGGTGGGCAACCTTCGCAAGAGTCACATCGTGGAGGCCCACGTGCGGGCGCAGCTCATTAAGCCCAGGGTCACAGAGGAGGGTGAGTACATCCCGCTGGATCAGATTGACATCGATGTGGGCTTTGACAAGGGCCTGGACCGCATCTTCCTGGTGTCACCCATCACCATCCTGCACGAGATCGACGAGGCCAGCCCGCTGTTCGGCATCAGCCGGCAGGACTTGGAGACCGACGACTTTGAGATCGTGGTCATTCTGGAGGGCATGGTGGAGGCCACGGCCATGACCACGCAGGCCCGCAGCTCCTACCTGGCCAACGAGATCCTGTGGGGCCACCGCTTTGAGCCAGTGCTCTTTGAGGAGAAGAATCAGTATAAGATTGACTACTCCCACTTCCATAAGACCTACGAGGTGCCCTCCACACCCCGCTGTAGTGCCAAGGAACTGGTGGAGAACAAGTTCCTCTTGCCCAGCGCCAACTCCTTCTGCTATGAGAATGAGCTGGCCTTCCTGAGCCGGGATGAGGAGGACGAGGCGGACGGAGACCAGGATGGCCGCAGCCGAGATGGCCTCAGCCCCCAGCCCCGGCATGACTTTGACAGGCTCCAGCCTGGCG
- the Kcnj12 gene encoding ATP-sensitive inward rectifier potassium channel 12 isoform X2 translates to MTAASRANPYSIVSSEEDGLHLVTMSGANGFGNGKVHTRRRCRNRFVKKNGQCNIEFANMDEKSQRYLADMFTTCVDIRWRYMLLIFSLAFLASWLLFGVIFWVIAVAHGDLEPAEGRGRTPCVLQVHGFMAAFLFSIETQTTIGYGLRCVTEECPVAVFMVVAQSIVGCIIDSFMIGAIMAKMARPKKRAQTLLFSHNAVVALRDGKLCLMWRVGNLRKSHIVEAHVRAQLIKPRVTEEGEYIPLDQIDIDVGFDKGLDRIFLVSPITILHEIDEASPLFGISRQDLETDDFEIVVILEGMVEATAMTTQARSSYLANEILWGHRFEPVLFEEKNQYKIDYSHFHKTYEVPSTPRCSAKELVENKFLLPSANSFCYENELAFLSRDEEDEADGDQDGRSRDGLSPQPRHDFDRLQPGGGGALEQRPYRRESEI, encoded by the coding sequence ATGACCGCGGCCAGCCGGGCCAACCCCTACAGCATCGTGTCGTCCGAGGAGGACGGTCTGCACCTGGTCACCATGTCGGGTGCCAACGGCTTCGGCAACGGCAAGGTCCACACGCGGCGCCGGTGCCGCAACCGCTTTGTCAAGAAGAACGGCCAGTGCAACATTGAGTTCGCCAACATGGACGAGAAGTCGCAGCGCTACCTGGCGGACATGTTCACCACCTGCGTGGACATCCGCTGGCGCTACATGTTGCTCATCTTCTCGCTGGCCTTCCTGGCTTCCTGGCTGCTCTTTGGCGTCATCTTCTGGGTCATCGCCGTGGCACACGGCGACCTGGAGCCGGCCGAGGGCCGTGGCCGCACCCCTTGCGTGCTGCAGGTGCACGGCTTCATGGCGGCCTTCCTCTTCTCCATCGAGACGCAGACCACCATTGGCTATGGGCTGCGCTGTGTGACTGAGGAGTGCCCAGTGGCCGTCTTTATGGTGGTGGCCCAGTCCATCGTGGGCTGCATCATTGACTCCTTCATGATTGGCGCCATCATGGCCAAGATGGCGCGTCCCAAGAAGCGGGCGCAGACGCTGCTGTTCAGCCACAATGCCGTGGTGGCCCTGCGCGACGGCAAGCTCTGCCTCATGTGGCGGGTGGGCAACCTTCGCAAGAGTCACATCGTGGAGGCCCACGTGCGGGCGCAGCTCATTAAGCCCAGGGTCACAGAGGAGGGTGAGTACATCCCGCTGGATCAGATTGACATCGATGTGGGCTTTGACAAGGGCCTGGACCGCATCTTCCTGGTGTCACCCATCACCATCCTGCACGAGATCGACGAGGCCAGCCCGCTGTTCGGCATCAGCCGGCAGGACTTGGAGACCGACGACTTTGAGATCGTGGTCATTCTGGAGGGCATGGTGGAGGCCACGGCCATGACCACGCAGGCCCGCAGCTCCTACCTGGCCAACGAGATCCTGTGGGGCCACCGCTTTGAGCCAGTGCTCTTTGAGGAGAAGAATCAGTATAAGATTGACTACTCCCACTTCCATAAGACCTACGAGGTGCCCTCCACACCCCGCTGTAGTGCCAAGGAACTGGTGGAGAACAAGTTCCTCTTGCCCAGCGCCAACTCCTTCTGCTATGAGAATGAGCTGGCCTTCCTGAGCCGGGATGAGGAGGACGAGGCGGACGGAGACCAGGATGGCCGCAGCCGAGATGGCCTCAGCCCCCAGCCCCGGCATGACTTTGACAGGCTCCAGCCTGGCG